A genome region from Schlesneria paludicola DSM 18645 includes the following:
- a CDS encoding Ppx/GppA phosphatase family protein has translation MSPLETSSSLSFRSATAQPSAVIDVGTTSIRMAIAEIEDDGRVRHLSSLSQAVSLGKDTFTRGFLEKSTIEECVRVLKSYRRVLAEYGIETPEKVRLVATSAVREATNKLAFLDRVYTATGFQVVPIDEAEVNRITYLGIQPLLKRDPKLTDARTVVTEVGGGSTELLQVQNADVLFAHTYRLGSLRIHQTLENYQASQSATRRLMETQIQRVIDQVLQQVPAESTQEMVALGGDMRFAARQLVPEWDPDRLTRIPVKRLADLTDAVLSLNEDKLVHKYHITFPEAGTLGPALLAYTMLAKAFDLKEVIVASINLRDGLLNEMASRGGWNEDFSNQVIRSAYDLGRKFEFDELHARQVSKLCGILFQGLREEHQLDPRYELLLRVAALLHEVGLYISTGAYHKHSMYLIQHSELFGLSRSDVQLVALTARYHRRASPKPTHTVFTTLSRDQRIAVVKMAAMLRVADALEASHSQRLHELKFSREGGRLVIAIPQVEDLSLEQLALKQSGSLFEATFGMPVLLRKFRP, from the coding sequence ATGTCGCCTCTCGAAACATCGTCGTCGTTGTCATTTCGCAGTGCCACCGCTCAGCCTTCGGCCGTGATCGATGTGGGCACGACCTCCATCCGCATGGCGATCGCCGAAATTGAAGACGATGGCCGCGTCCGACATCTTTCGTCCTTGTCACAAGCCGTCAGTTTGGGCAAAGACACGTTCACTCGAGGCTTCCTGGAAAAGAGCACGATCGAAGAGTGCGTCCGGGTGCTGAAAAGCTACCGCCGCGTGTTGGCGGAATACGGGATCGAGACACCCGAAAAAGTGCGTCTGGTCGCGACCAGCGCAGTCCGCGAAGCCACCAACAAGCTCGCATTTCTCGATCGCGTCTACACCGCGACTGGATTCCAAGTCGTCCCGATTGACGAAGCGGAAGTCAACCGAATCACCTATTTGGGCATCCAACCTCTTTTGAAACGCGATCCCAAGTTGACCGACGCCCGCACCGTCGTCACGGAAGTCGGCGGCGGCAGCACGGAACTGCTCCAGGTTCAGAATGCCGACGTGCTGTTCGCACACACCTACCGGCTGGGCTCGCTTCGCATTCATCAAACACTCGAGAACTACCAAGCATCGCAATCGGCGACACGCCGCTTGATGGAAACGCAGATCCAGCGGGTGATCGATCAGGTCCTACAGCAGGTCCCTGCCGAATCCACTCAAGAGATGGTCGCCTTGGGTGGTGATATGCGTTTCGCCGCGCGGCAGCTTGTCCCTGAATGGGACCCTGACCGACTGACACGGATTCCGGTCAAACGCCTGGCCGACCTGACCGACGCGGTGCTTTCGCTGAACGAAGACAAGCTGGTCCATAAGTACCACATCACGTTCCCCGAAGCGGGCACGCTGGGTCCTGCCCTGCTCGCCTATACCATGCTGGCCAAAGCGTTCGACCTGAAAGAAGTCATCGTCGCCAGCATCAATCTGCGCGACGGACTTCTGAACGAAATGGCCTCTCGCGGGGGCTGGAACGAAGATTTCAGCAATCAGGTGATCCGATCGGCCTACGACCTGGGCCGCAAGTTTGAATTTGACGAACTGCACGCACGACAAGTTTCAAAGCTGTGTGGCATTCTGTTTCAGGGCCTGCGCGAAGAACATCAGCTCGATCCGCGATACGAGTTGCTGCTGCGTGTCGCCGCCCTGCTGCACGAAGTCGGGCTCTATATCAGCACCGGCGCCTACCACAAGCACTCGATGTATCTGATTCAGCACAGCGAACTGTTTGGACTCAGCCGGTCCGACGTGCAGCTTGTCGCCCTGACGGCGCGATATCACCGCCGCGCCTCGCCCAAGCCGACGCACACGGTCTTTACGACACTCAGCCGCGATCAGCGGATCGCAGTTGTCAAAATGGCCGCCATGCTGCGCGTGGCCGACGCGCTCGAAGCTTCCCACAGCCAGCGGCTGCACGAGCTGAAATTCTCACGCGAAGGCGGTCGGCTGGTGATCGCCATTCCGCAAGTCGAAGACCTGAGCCTTGAACAATTGGCCCTGAAGCAATCGGGGTCGCTGTTCGAAGCGACTTTCGGGATGCCGGTTCTACTAAGAAAGTTTCGCCCCTGA
- a CDS encoding ornithine cyclodeaminase produces the protein MNGSSHAPGFTEDVELAGHIIDSLLLPKVLDEITGLGGDYRSQEIRIGHARRDPSYVRLTVSAPTEEILERILTAIGQHGAMPVQHQDVRIELADIEGAFPEGFYATTNEPTEIRLGGHWIKVERQEMDCGIAVDRTQNRAWCVAMADVKPGDPIIIGRIGTRVFPVGRDREGGHSFGFMNSTVSSEKPKNLTVREIAEAMRRAAEGNGRILVVAGPAVVHTGSRELLSWLIRRGYVDVLFAGNALATHDIEQSFYGTSLGISMESGGGSEEGHEHHLRTINRIRRIGSIRQAVEQKVLNNGIMHDCIVNNVPYVLAGSIRDDGPLPDVITDSLVAQTRMRELVQGVTFCLMIATTLHSIAVGNMLPAWVKTVCVDINPATVTKLADRGTFQTIGLVTDVEPFLRILVQELGG, from the coding sequence ATGAACGGCTCATCGCACGCCCCCGGATTCACCGAAGATGTCGAACTGGCCGGGCATATCATTGACAGCCTGCTGTTACCCAAAGTTCTGGACGAAATCACGGGGCTTGGAGGGGATTATCGCAGTCAAGAGATTCGTATTGGACACGCGCGTCGCGATCCCAGTTACGTCCGCCTGACGGTTTCCGCACCGACCGAAGAAATTCTCGAGCGGATTTTGACGGCGATTGGACAACATGGAGCGATGCCGGTCCAGCACCAGGACGTCCGGATTGAGCTGGCGGACATCGAGGGCGCGTTCCCCGAAGGGTTTTACGCGACGACGAATGAACCGACCGAAATTCGACTTGGCGGACACTGGATCAAGGTGGAACGCCAGGAGATGGATTGCGGGATCGCCGTCGATCGCACTCAAAACCGCGCCTGGTGTGTCGCGATGGCCGATGTGAAGCCAGGTGATCCGATCATCATCGGTCGCATCGGCACTCGCGTGTTCCCCGTGGGACGGGATCGTGAGGGCGGACATTCGTTTGGTTTCATGAACAGCACCGTTTCGAGTGAAAAACCCAAGAACCTGACGGTTCGTGAAATTGCCGAAGCGATGCGCCGGGCGGCCGAAGGCAATGGCCGCATCCTGGTCGTGGCGGGGCCAGCCGTCGTCCATACCGGCAGTCGTGAACTACTGAGTTGGCTGATTCGACGCGGATATGTTGACGTGTTGTTCGCGGGAAACGCCCTGGCAACGCATGACATCGAGCAGTCCTTTTACGGGACCAGTCTGGGCATCTCGATGGAAAGCGGTGGTGGCAGCGAAGAAGGGCACGAGCATCATCTGCGTACAATCAACCGGATTCGCCGCATTGGCAGCATTCGTCAGGCGGTCGAGCAAAAGGTGCTCAACAATGGCATCATGCACGACTGCATCGTCAACAACGTCCCGTATGTACTCGCGGGCAGCATTCGTGATGATGGTCCTTTGCCGGATGTGATCACCGATTCGCTCGTGGCGCAAACCCGGATGCGAGAGCTGGTGCAAGGGGTGACGTTCTGCCTGATGATCGCGACGACGCTGCACAGCATTGCCGTGGGAAACATGCTGCCCGCCTGGGTCAAAACGGTGTGTGTCGACATCAATCCCGCCACCGTGACCAAACTGGCCGACCGCGGCACCTTTCAGACAATTGGCCTCGTCACGGACGTGGAACCGTTCCTGCGCATCCTTGTACAAGAGTTGGGCGGTTAA
- the ppk1 gene encoding polyphosphate kinase 1 — protein sequence MSAEPRFFNRELSWLEFNQRVLDEASDSSIPLLERLKFLAITASNLDEFTMVRVGSLQMLEAEGDMRPDPVGLTTTQQLKAIGERMQSFMAQQYHCLLSDLEPALAAAGMRRVQPKELTERQAQHVEKLFDQEVFPILTPLAVACPAVSPVDTMNPTSTESNLRKAKGGKKKSAAAKAADTLASASDSSADFDAPRFPPLINNSISLCVRLAPNNETSLPRYAIVPFGRNRQRFITLPAESGFSYILLEDVVSMFLGRFFPGESIVESVAFRLTRNADLELKEDQASDLLSTMQEIVNARRQGDCVRLELADHASSQLREFLEDAIDAPDRWVFLAPGPLDLAAYFRLCDSQGFEALRYEPWPSLPSPQISPSESLFETISRQDVMLCHPYESFDTVVRLLDEAADDPDVLAIKQTLYRTSANSPIVAALKRAAQKGKYVTAVVELKARFDEQRNIEWARDLERADVQVVYGVRGLKTHAKICLIVRREPQGIQRYVHFGTGNYNEITSRIYSDVSLISCNDDLGSDATAFFNAVTGYSQPQRFRQIEMAPLGLREKLLEMIEAEIDRKRHKQRAMIIGKLNALVDEKMIEALYAASQAGVKVRLSIRGVCCLRPGVPGLSENITVTGVIDRFLEHARILYFYHGGDERVFISSADWMPRNLDRRVELLVPVEDKTCRRNLITILKTILADNVKARRLQSDGSYEPVRAPSTSPLVRSQEALYRRTSEAIEDASRAALATFEPHRAANHDE from the coding sequence ATGTCTGCTGAGCCACGCTTCTTTAATCGTGAATTGAGTTGGCTGGAATTCAATCAGCGAGTTCTGGATGAGGCCAGTGATTCGTCGATCCCACTGCTTGAACGTCTGAAGTTTCTGGCGATTACCGCGTCCAACCTGGACGAATTCACGATGGTGCGGGTCGGCAGCCTTCAGATGCTGGAAGCAGAAGGCGATATGCGCCCCGATCCGGTCGGGTTGACGACCACTCAGCAGTTGAAAGCCATCGGCGAGCGAATGCAGTCGTTTATGGCACAGCAGTATCATTGCCTGCTGTCCGATCTCGAACCGGCCTTGGCCGCTGCAGGCATGCGCCGCGTCCAGCCAAAAGAATTGACGGAACGACAGGCACAACATGTCGAGAAGCTTTTCGACCAAGAGGTATTTCCGATCCTGACACCTCTGGCGGTCGCCTGCCCCGCGGTCTCCCCCGTCGACACGATGAACCCGACCTCAACCGAGTCAAACTTACGGAAAGCCAAAGGGGGGAAAAAGAAGTCCGCTGCCGCCAAGGCAGCGGACACACTGGCCTCAGCGTCCGATTCGTCGGCCGATTTTGACGCGCCGCGATTCCCGCCCTTAATCAACAATTCGATCAGCTTGTGCGTTCGACTGGCTCCGAATAACGAAACGTCATTGCCGCGCTATGCCATCGTCCCATTCGGTCGCAATCGGCAGCGGTTCATTACATTGCCCGCGGAAAGTGGTTTCAGCTACATCCTGCTGGAAGATGTTGTCAGCATGTTCCTGGGGCGATTTTTCCCAGGCGAAAGCATTGTCGAAAGCGTGGCCTTTCGACTGACGCGCAACGCAGATCTGGAACTGAAAGAAGATCAGGCGTCCGACCTGTTGTCGACAATGCAAGAAATCGTCAATGCACGACGGCAGGGCGACTGCGTCCGCCTGGAATTGGCTGATCACGCCAGTTCCCAATTGCGCGAGTTCCTTGAGGACGCCATCGACGCCCCGGATCGATGGGTCTTCCTCGCTCCCGGACCGCTGGATCTGGCCGCGTATTTCCGGTTGTGCGATTCACAGGGGTTTGAGGCACTGCGGTACGAACCCTGGCCGTCACTGCCCTCGCCACAAATCTCGCCTTCGGAAAGTCTGTTCGAAACGATTTCCCGTCAGGACGTCATGCTCTGCCATCCGTACGAATCGTTCGACACGGTCGTACGATTGCTCGATGAAGCGGCGGATGATCCCGACGTGCTGGCAATCAAGCAAACCCTGTATCGCACCAGTGCCAACAGTCCGATCGTGGCAGCGCTGAAACGGGCCGCGCAAAAGGGCAAGTACGTCACGGCCGTGGTCGAACTGAAAGCCCGATTTGACGAGCAGCGCAACATCGAATGGGCGCGCGATCTGGAGCGGGCCGACGTTCAAGTGGTTTACGGAGTGCGCGGGTTAAAGACCCATGCCAAAATCTGTCTGATCGTCCGCCGTGAACCACAAGGCATCCAGCGGTACGTCCACTTTGGAACCGGAAACTACAACGAGATCACCTCGCGGATCTACAGCGACGTCAGTTTGATCAGTTGCAACGACGACCTGGGGTCCGACGCGACGGCGTTCTTCAACGCCGTGACCGGATATTCGCAACCGCAACGATTCCGTCAGATCGAGATGGCGCCACTCGGCCTGCGTGAGAAGTTGCTCGAAATGATCGAAGCCGAGATCGATCGCAAACGTCACAAGCAGCGTGCCATGATCATTGGCAAGCTGAATGCCCTTGTCGACGAAAAAATGATCGAAGCTCTTTACGCCGCGTCACAGGCCGGCGTCAAAGTCAGGCTCAGCATTCGCGGTGTCTGCTGCCTTCGACCGGGTGTTCCTGGTTTGTCTGAGAATATCACCGTTACGGGCGTTATCGATCGATTTCTGGAACACGCTCGCATTCTGTACTTCTATCACGGCGGCGACGAACGCGTGTTCATTTCCAGCGCCGACTGGATGCCGCGAAATCTGGACCGACGTGTCGAACTCTTGGTTCCGGTTGAAGACAAGACCTGTCGCCGGAATTTGATCACGATCCTGAAGACGATCCTGGCTGACAACGTGAAAGCGCGGCGCTTGCAGTCTGACGGCAGTTACGAACCGGTCCGCGCGCCAAGTACTTCACCCCTGGTTCGCAGCCAGGAAGCCCTTTATCGGCGGACCAGCGAAGCGATCGAAGATGCCTCACGCGCGGCTCTGGCGACCTTCGAACCGCATCGCGCCGCCAATCACGACGAGTGA
- a CDS encoding polyphosphate kinase 2 family protein, which produces MLNLSDVVEMCRVASGKKIKLKDLPTSWESGSDEVTISRHHEARRLLTEDVHQLAASQELLYSANSWSVLMVLQAMDAAGKDGTIEHVMTGVNPQGVKVVSFKQPSTEELNHDFLWRCSKALPARGEIGIFNRSYYEEVLIVKVHPELLAKQQIPGANPAKKSFWKARYKVINQFERHLVRNGTQVIKFFLHVSKQEQKRRFLDRINDPKKNWKFSPGDLVERAHWDEYMSAYEEMLSATSTKFAPWFVIPADDKATARLLVAQILANSIQKLDLKSPVLTPSQHNALVECKAKLEAEVD; this is translated from the coding sequence ATGTTGAATCTTTCCGACGTTGTTGAGATGTGCCGCGTGGCGAGCGGCAAGAAGATCAAGTTGAAGGATCTGCCGACGAGTTGGGAGAGTGGATCTGACGAAGTCACAATAAGCCGACATCACGAAGCACGTAGGTTGCTCACAGAAGATGTGCATCAGTTGGCCGCTTCACAGGAATTGTTGTACTCGGCGAATTCCTGGTCGGTGCTGATGGTTCTGCAAGCGATGGATGCGGCAGGGAAAGACGGCACGATCGAACATGTCATGACGGGTGTGAATCCGCAAGGCGTGAAGGTCGTCAGTTTTAAACAACCATCAACCGAAGAATTGAACCACGATTTTCTGTGGCGTTGCAGCAAGGCGCTGCCCGCTCGCGGAGAGATCGGCATCTTCAATCGCTCGTACTATGAAGAAGTCTTGATCGTAAAAGTCCACCCCGAACTGCTCGCCAAGCAGCAGATTCCCGGCGCAAATCCGGCGAAGAAGTCGTTTTGGAAGGCACGCTACAAAGTGATCAATCAGTTTGAGCGGCATCTTGTCCGAAACGGGACGCAGGTGATCAAGTTCTTTCTCCACGTGTCCAAGCAAGAACAGAAGCGGCGATTTCTTGATCGAATTAATGATCCCAAGAAGAACTGGAAGTTCTCGCCCGGTGATTTGGTCGAAAGAGCTCACTGGGACGAATATATGTCGGCGTATGAAGAGATGTTAAGTGCGACGAGTACCAAGTTTGCACCTTGGTTTGTGATCCCGGCCGACGACAAGGCAACGGCTCGACTGCTGGTGGCGCAGATTCTGGCGAACTCCATTCAAAAACTGGACCTGAAGTCTCCTGTTCTGACACCTTCGCAGCATAATGCCCTCGTGGAATGCAAGGCGAAACTGGAAGCGGAAGTCGATTGA
- the hlyD gene encoding secretion protein HlyD encodes MPQSDPSRDRTTNSQPNGNPSNEDSVKGGTLPKEPLKTSTDSQSPKRDNPKAPLVAKPSSRRRTWVVLLMLVVIGAGLFASLYWLQKEVDETNLELMGNIDVRQVNLAFKVEGRIETLAVDEGDAVKAHDVLATLDKRYFNDELRILRARRDNQAANVAKLEHGSRPEEIAQARAQTEDREAAVTKAKEDYHRAESLVSKGGVSRQEFDRYQSALDSAEAQLKAAKESQRLVEIGPRQEDIDMAKAFLAEQDAMIIQSERRLADADLIAPNDGTILTRARERGAILQPGETVLALTLTSPVWVRTYVNERDLGLIKPEMPAQVITDSAPDHPYTGKIGFISPTAEFTPKSVETRERRTDLVYRLRVVVENPDGGLRQGMPVTVRVELPAPRQRTFFERVRDTLRERFGSKQTGKK; translated from the coding sequence ATGCCTCAGTCTGACCCCTCCCGTGATCGGACAACGAATAGCCAACCGAACGGAAATCCGTCAAATGAGGATTCGGTGAAAGGAGGGACGCTCCCGAAGGAGCCGCTCAAGACTTCAACGGACTCTCAATCCCCCAAGCGTGACAATCCGAAAGCACCTCTCGTTGCAAAACCCTCGTCGCGCAGAAGGACCTGGGTTGTTCTTCTGATGCTGGTTGTGATCGGAGCGGGATTGTTCGCGTCGCTCTACTGGCTGCAAAAAGAGGTCGATGAAACAAATCTGGAATTGATGGGAAACATCGACGTTCGACAGGTCAATCTCGCGTTTAAGGTTGAGGGGCGAATCGAAACGCTTGCGGTCGATGAAGGCGATGCGGTGAAGGCTCATGACGTTCTCGCGACGCTTGATAAGCGGTATTTCAATGACGAACTGCGAATCCTGCGGGCCCGACGCGACAATCAGGCGGCGAATGTGGCGAAGCTTGAACATGGATCGCGGCCGGAAGAGATCGCTCAGGCCCGAGCCCAAACCGAGGATCGCGAGGCCGCGGTGACGAAGGCGAAAGAAGACTATCACCGCGCCGAATCTCTCGTCAGTAAAGGGGGCGTGTCCCGCCAGGAATTTGATCGGTACCAATCGGCATTGGACTCAGCGGAAGCACAACTGAAAGCGGCAAAGGAATCGCAGCGGTTGGTCGAGATTGGGCCACGGCAGGAAGACATCGACATGGCGAAGGCCTTTCTAGCGGAACAGGATGCGATGATCATTCAAAGTGAACGTCGTCTGGCAGACGCAGACCTGATTGCTCCAAACGATGGCACGATTCTGACACGCGCGCGAGAACGCGGTGCGATCCTGCAGCCCGGCGAAACCGTGTTGGCCCTGACGCTCACGTCCCCCGTCTGGGTTCGGACCTACGTGAACGAACGTGATCTCGGGCTGATCAAGCCCGAAATGCCCGCGCAGGTCATCACCGATTCTGCACCGGACCATCCGTACACAGGCAAGATCGGGTTTATCTCTCCCACGGCCGAGTTCACTCCGAAATCTGTGGAAACACGAGAACGACGGACGGATCTCGTTTATCGATTGCGAGTGGTTGTCGAAAATCCCGACGGGGGGCTTCGTCAGGGAATGCCCGTGACGGTGCGCGTCGAACTTCCCGCGCCTCGACAACGGACGTTCTTCGAACGCGTGCGAGATACGTTACGCGAGCGTTTCGGATCGAAACAGACAGGGAAGAAGTAG
- a CDS encoding alpha/beta fold hydrolase translates to MRLETQTIHTPDGIELFVRTYHPKKFDPARTLYWVHGLGEHGGRHEHLAQVLADRGWRMIIADLRGHGRSTGIRTHVRSFHEYVDDIAHVWTQMELNTGRTVLLGHSMGGLIAARTAQSQLIAPSSLILSSPLLGLKLRVNPVTLMLGTLLVRVVPTARFSNGIDPRNMTHDPEFSTLRRNDPYINKTVTASWYFAMRDAMSAAQAHAENVSLPVLALQGTLDRTTDPDAMADWWLRIRSQEKSMIVLEDHFHELFFEPDWRETIQKTIDWLDLRVQSLSISASSST, encoded by the coding sequence ATGCGGTTGGAAACGCAGACCATACACACGCCGGATGGCATCGAGCTTTTCGTGCGCACTTATCATCCCAAGAAGTTCGACCCGGCACGCACCCTGTATTGGGTGCATGGTCTGGGAGAGCATGGGGGGCGGCACGAACATCTTGCCCAGGTCCTGGCCGATCGCGGCTGGCGCATGATTATCGCGGATCTGCGTGGTCATGGGCGATCGACGGGAATCCGCACGCACGTTCGATCATTTCACGAGTATGTCGACGACATCGCGCATGTTTGGACGCAGATGGAACTGAATACCGGACGGACGGTTTTACTGGGGCACAGCATGGGAGGACTGATTGCCGCCCGTACGGCGCAATCTCAGTTGATCGCTCCGTCGTCGCTCATACTGTCGTCGCCACTTCTCGGTCTGAAATTGCGAGTGAACCCGGTCACTCTGATGCTGGGGACGCTGCTGGTACGAGTCGTTCCGACGGCTCGATTTTCCAATGGCATTGATCCGCGCAATATGACGCATGATCCCGAGTTTTCCACCCTGCGGCGCAATGATCCGTACATCAATAAGACGGTTACCGCGAGTTGGTACTTTGCGATGCGCGACGCGATGTCCGCCGCACAGGCGCACGCCGAAAATGTCAGTCTGCCTGTGCTGGCGCTGCAGGGGACGCTCGATCGTACGACCGATCCCGATGCGATGGCGGACTGGTGGTTGCGAATCCGGTCGCAAGAAAAATCGATGATCGTGTTGGAAGACCATTTCCACGAACTGTTTTTCGAGCCGGATTGGCGTGAAACCATTCAAAAGACGATCGACTGGCTGGACCTGCGAGTTCAATCCCTGTCGATTTCCGCGTCGAGTTCGACCTGA
- a CDS encoding carbon storage regulator — protein MLVLTRKRDEEIKIGSNIVIRVIKTGAGSVKIGIDAPPSVRVMRGELATLDVPQTQEITIDLMDGELDECLVESLMFQH, from the coding sequence ATGTTGGTACTGACGCGAAAACGAGACGAAGAAATCAAGATTGGCTCGAACATTGTCATCCGAGTGATCAAGACAGGTGCAGGAAGCGTCAAGATTGGGATCGACGCCCCTCCTTCAGTCCGAGTGATGCGTGGCGAACTCGCGACACTTGATGTGCCACAAACGCAAGAAATCACGATTGACCTGATGGATGGAGAACTCGACGAGTGCCTGGTCGAATCGCTGATGTTCCAACACTGA
- a CDS encoding nitroreductase family protein, with amino-acid sequence MPLLNPPVSPFYDAVMQTTGATIGSALAAAVLSLLLICSPHGESHEHLREVVAAQAKAETASGAALIAETERAPLFAESLRRMGFSTCRMIGHAAYLFPLDPAILGSCLQGDRCTVHIIRFNQHEVLRV; translated from the coding sequence ATGCCCCTATTGAACCCGCCCGTCAGTCCCTTCTATGATGCTGTCATGCAAACGACGGGAGCCACTATCGGATCAGCACTCGCCGCAGCCGTACTGTCGCTGCTGCTGATCTGTTCGCCTCACGGTGAGAGCCACGAACACCTTCGCGAGGTTGTCGCAGCCCAAGCCAAGGCGGAAACGGCGTCAGGCGCGGCCCTGATTGCAGAGACGGAACGCGCGCCACTTTTCGCAGAGTCATTGCGAAGAATGGGATTCTCGACCTGCCGGATGATCGGCCACGCAGCATATCTCTTTCCCCTCGATCCAGCGATTTTGGGATCATGCCTTCAGGGGGATCGCTGCACTGTCCATATCATCCGATTCAATCAACACGAAGTCCTGCGCGTCTAA
- a CDS encoding S41 family peptidase, whose translation MRFSSSLKTVGTLALLLAGSIWNTSYGQSGCARCAQPPLQTFWNLQPANRTDVATRFKPDRPRFEETPPVPSPYYTPEQPKTDDFVSSSSTRSRGSKPVLIPTDSTISNSRATSPTEKPRTPSTTPANKRTVAEKIALRYSDPRVQRLMKQLSSSSVEQMYIEVSELIDGRHITPATYARRVDGALDHLIQALEVPAFLDAAEVRGDANAIASLQSDLQELRTRAKIRSTNDAIAMMRNVQLKTVQEIDINPAAIGLEFVYGATDSLDQFSMLLPPEKDGGPSVGLRDNVVGIGVEVEPHPAGLKILKLLPGGPAAQADLRKGDVITQVDGNDLKQMELNRAVEFIVGPEGSQIQIQAIRGDRSGRVTLVRQKIAMHSVVDVKMLNETKGVGYLKLEQFAESTTNELDAALLKLHQQGMQSLVMDLRGNPGGLLTTSIAVSDRFLPGGTIVSTRGRTEADNSKEVAQFAKTWKMPLVVLIDHNSASASEIFAAAIQENHRGLIVGEKSYGKGTVQTLFPLQSSPAGLRLTTAKFYSPQGREMAGVGVTPDIAVTNDSTDSQSDDAVLNEGVRQISDPRVKEMANNFRRTGDATDDDSHVAA comes from the coding sequence ATGCGTTTTTCATCGTCACTGAAAACAGTTGGAACACTCGCCCTGCTCTTGGCAGGTTCCATTTGGAATACCAGCTATGGTCAGTCGGGCTGTGCTCGCTGTGCGCAACCCCCGCTGCAGACGTTTTGGAACTTGCAACCAGCCAATCGTACGGACGTCGCGACACGCTTCAAGCCAGACCGTCCACGGTTCGAGGAAACACCGCCCGTTCCATCACCGTATTATACGCCAGAGCAACCCAAGACGGATGATTTCGTTAGTAGTTCGTCCACACGCTCACGAGGGTCGAAACCGGTCTTGATTCCGACCGATTCGACGATCTCGAATTCGCGAGCGACAAGTCCAACAGAGAAACCGCGAACGCCGAGTACAACTCCAGCGAATAAGCGAACGGTCGCGGAAAAGATCGCCCTGCGATACTCGGACCCACGTGTCCAGCGGTTGATGAAGCAACTTTCATCGTCCAGTGTCGAACAGATGTACATCGAAGTTTCGGAACTGATCGATGGACGCCATATCACTCCCGCAACCTATGCACGACGTGTCGATGGTGCCCTGGATCATCTGATCCAGGCTTTGGAAGTCCCTGCGTTCCTGGATGCGGCGGAAGTTCGTGGCGATGCAAACGCAATCGCCAGCCTTCAAAGTGATCTGCAGGAATTGCGGACGCGAGCCAAGATTCGCAGTACCAACGATGCCATCGCCATGATGCGAAACGTCCAACTGAAAACGGTACAGGAAATCGATATCAACCCTGCCGCGATCGGACTCGAATTCGTCTACGGTGCGACTGATAGCCTTGATCAGTTTTCGATGCTGTTGCCGCCAGAAAAAGATGGCGGTCCCAGCGTGGGGCTGCGAGACAATGTGGTGGGAATTGGCGTCGAAGTCGAACCTCATCCAGCGGGTTTGAAAATCCTCAAGCTGTTGCCGGGTGGGCCTGCCGCTCAAGCCGATCTCCGCAAAGGTGACGTCATTACCCAAGTCGACGGAAATGATCTGAAGCAGATGGAACTGAACCGTGCCGTTGAATTCATCGTCGGACCGGAAGGTTCGCAGATTCAAATTCAAGCGATCCGTGGTGACCGATCAGGGCGAGTCACTCTCGTTCGACAGAAAATCGCAATGCACAGCGTGGTCGACGTCAAGATGCTGAACGAAACCAAAGGGGTCGGATACTTGAAACTGGAACAGTTTGCCGAGTCGACCACGAACGAATTGGATGCGGCCCTGCTGAAACTGCATCAACAGGGAATGCAATCACTGGTGATGGACCTGCGAGGCAACCCCGGTGGCTTGCTCACCACATCGATCGCGGTGTCAGACCGGTTCTTGCCAGGCGGAACGATTGTCTCAACCCGAGGACGAACGGAAGCGGACAATTCGAAAGAAGTCGCCCAGTTCGCCAAGACATGGAAGATGCCGCTGGTCGTGCTGATCGATCACAACAGTGCCAGTGCCAGTGAAATCTTCGCCGCCGCCATTCAAGAAAATCACCGCGGCCTGATCGTCGGTGAGAAGTCTTACGGCAAAGGCACTGTCCAAACCTTGTTCCCGCTGCAGTCATCACCTGCGGGATTGCGATTGACGACCGCCAAGTTCTACAGCCCTCAGGGCCGCGAAATGGCGGGTGTCGGTGTCACCCCGGACATCGCCGTAACAAACGACTCGACCGATTCGCAATCGGATGACGCCGTGCTCAATGAAGGAGTCCGTCAGATTTCCGATCCACGAGTGAAAGAGATGGCTAACAATTTCCGTCGCACGGGTGATGCGACAGACGATGATTCACACGTTGCCGCATGA